In the Naumovozyma dairenensis CBS 421 chromosome 4, complete genome genome, one interval contains:
- the GRR1 gene encoding SCF ubiquitin ligase complex subunit GRR1 (similar to Saccharomyces cerevisiae GRR1 (YJR090C); ancestral locus Anc_7.461), producing MSNNNSNGNQSVNNDVDMDIDDLSNNEQPSINQNSRQQNLWYPTNRQASTVSQLPSLFRQTSIRLGDNNNNNNNMLRMSDANVTTTTNMNPIPHSADLLLEASALLADNPNRTRSANMKMNNTHSNNNNNNNNDLLLTMATDLANLQTNIELLSEEDAQQVLEFQTLLREKTILFLNNIEKRRQETLENLHIDNLKLQHSQSPQASIILNKLQRMRVRAVETETRELQKLRLKILTIVDEYEKSLEYYYTHRGLDTNYMTIINPTYLFKEWVQSLDPDTNPELTDGLNQLNEKSRRLLIDILHTTKNPDLFANPPRDQALIRYSNNMYVPFPLHKMPSEILHLVLDKLANRNELVYLLTVNKLWAEIIVKIIYYRPHLNKKHQLELFMRTMSRTNTETIFDYRSLIKRLNFSFVGDFLTDEELMYFIGCSNLERLTLVFCKHITSAPVAAVLNNCKYLQSVDITGVKEISDDVFDSLARSCPRLQGFYVPQAKTVTLNSLTNFIHHVPMLKRVKITANVNMNDELVELMADKCPLLVEVDITSSPNIHDSSLLKLFTKLTQLREFRITHNLNITDQFVLELYKKVKLLPSLRLIDFSSCDLITDRMIETLVLMAPKLRNVFVGKCSKISDRSLRSLAKLGKNLQTVHFGHCFNITDQGVRTLVQSCPRIQYVDFACCTNLTNRTLYELSDLTRLKRIGLVKCSQMTDEGLLNMISLRGRNDTLERVHLSYCSNLTIYPIYELLMACPRLSHLSLTAVPSFLRPDITAFCRTAPADFSDNQRQIFCVFSGRGVHRLRHYLMSLTTPTDSPQTSIHDVLTRYIIAKNMLKPGESIKDAIKRITKDLTKESAAILTATSINQISGINTDYSHIEFGAIPNLISWTRESVEYDEATITGTDELIDEVDTSFCDDPFQERFNNGEVIVAPGATRELNRQLCHAIKKFHELFDRVEDFEVNVASLARVQFQFTGFLLQEMSNIYLQLDDWNNLLARMQMETYRSGIEENIRGFYTWKLSFVEKPEKALEKFEISTVVLRLYLKDSLALLARQRELILAQQRNGWNANGNGNQGENGAPDAVQNINDRAPLSPEQMRILQFGLPAEVIMDEDRLRTQVGESRSETPEEEVTD from the coding sequence ATGAGTAACAACAACAGTAATGGAAACCAAAGTGTAAACAATGATGTTGATATGGATATTGACGATTTAAGTAACAATGAACAACCATCTATAAATCAGAATTCAAGACAGCAAAATCTATGGTATCCGACAAATCGTCAAGCGAGTACTGTATCGCAACTTCCAAGTTTATTTCGTCAAACATCCATTAGATTAGGcgataacaataacaataataataatatgttaAGAATGAGTGATGCAAACGTAACGACAACTACCAACATGAACCCGATACCGCATTCTGCTGATTTGCTTCTAGAAGCTTCTGCTTTGCTTGCTGATAATCCAAACCGAACTAGGAGTGCAAAcatgaaaatgaataacactcatagtaataataataataataacaataatgatttattgcTTACAATGGCCACGGATTTAGCTAATTTGCAAACAAATATAGAATTATTGTCAGAGGAAGACGCACAACAAGTCCTTGAATTTCAAACGTTATTAAGAGAGAAgactattttatttttaaataatattgagaaaagaagacaagAAACCCTTGAGAATTTACACAtagataatttgaaattgcaACATTCTCAATCCCCTCAGGCTTCCatcattttgaataaattgCAAAGAATGAGAGTGAGAGCTGTTGAAACTGAAACAAGAGagttacaaaaattaagattgaaaatattaactaTAGTCgatgaatatgaaaaatccctcgaatattattacaCACACAGAGGTCTAGACACTAACTATATGACAATTATAAACCCAACgtatttatttaaagaatggGTTCAATCCTTAGATCCAGATACAAATCCAGAATTGACAGATGGattgaatcaattgaatgaaaaatcaagaaggttattaattgatattCTTCATACAACTAAAAACCCTGATTTATTTGCAAACCCACCACGAGATCAAGCATTAATACGATACAGTAATAATATGTACGTGCCATTCCCATTACATAAAATGCCGTCAGAAATATTACATTTAGTCTTGGATAAATTAGCGAATAGAAACGAGTTGGTCTATTTGCTAACAGTGAATAAATTATGGGCTGAAATAATcgtgaaaataatatattacaGACCacatttgaataaaaaacatCAATTAGAGCTATTTATGAGAACAATGAGCCGTACAAACACAGAAACAATATTTGATTATAGATCACTaattaaaagattaaatttttcattcgTTGGTGATTTCTTaactgatgaagaattaatgTATTTTATTGGTTGTTCTAACTTGGAAAGGTTAACTTTAGTATTCTGCAAACATATTACAAGTGCCCCAGTGGCCGCAGTATTGAATAACtgtaaatatttacaaagTGTTGATATCACGGGGGTTAAAGAAATATCTGATGACGTGTTTGATTCTTTAGCACGAAGTTGTCCCAGATTACAAGGATTTTATGTACCTCAGGCAAAAACAGTGacattaaattcattaacaaaTTTTATTCATCATGTACCAATGTTGAAAAGAGTCAAAATCACTGCAAATGTAAATatgaatgatgaattagtTGAACTAATGGCTGATAAATGTCCATTACTTGTAGAGGTGGATATCACTTCGAGTCCGAATATTCATGATTCAAGTCTTTTGAAACTTTTCACAAAATTAACACAATTAAGAGAGTTTAGAATTACTCATAATCTAAACATAACTGATCAATTTGTTCTGGAATTATATAAGAAAgtgaaattattaccatcGTTAAgattaattgatttctCTAGTTGCGACCTTATCACTGATAGAATGATTGAAACGCTTGTTCTAATGGCTCCTAAATTAAGGAACGTGTTTGTGGGGAAATGTAGTAAAATTTCAGACAGGTCATTAAGAAGTTTAGCTAAATTGGggaaaaatttacaaacaGTCCATTTTGGTCATTGTTTTAATATTACAGATCAAGGTGTTCGAACATTGGTACAATCCTGTCCACGTATTCAATATGTGGATTTTGCATGTTGTACAAATTTAACAAATCGTACATTGTATGAATTGTCTGACTTAACAAGATTGAAAAGAATTGGTCTCGTGAAGTGCTCTCAAATGACCGACGAAGGATTATTGAACatgatttcattaagaGGTAGAAATGATACGTTAGAGAGAGTTCATTTATCATATTGTTCTAATTTGACCATCTATCCAATTTACGAATTATTAATGGCATGTCCAAGATTATCACATTTATCATTAACTGCAGTACCATCATTTTTACGTCCCGATATAACAGCATTTTGTAGAACTGCTCCAGCTGATTTTAGCGATAATCAAAGACAAATTTTTTGTGTCTTTTCTGGCCGTGGTGTTCATAGATTACGTCATTATCTGATGAGCTTAACTACACCAACTGATAGTCCTCAAACCAGTATTCATGATGTATTGACAAGATATATAATAGCGAAAAATATGTTAAAACCAGGAGAATCAATAAAAGATGctataaaaagaataacaaAAGATTTAACTAAGGAATCTGCTGCCATATTGACAGCAACATCTATAAATCAAATCAGTGGAATTAATACAGATTATTCACATATAGAATTTGGAGCTATCCCTAATCTTATAAGTTGGACTAGGGAATCTGTTGAGTATGACGAGGCTACAATAACAGGTACAGATGAATTGATAGATGAAGTTGATACATCATTTTGTGATGATCCGTTTCAAGAACGCTTTAATAATGGAGAAGTGATTGTGGCACCAGGAGCAACACGTGAGTTAAATCGTCAATTATGTCACGcaataaagaaattccATGAATTATTCGATCGTgttgaagattttgaagTCAATGTTGCAAGTCTAGCAAGAGTTCAATTCCAATTTACTGGGTTTCTTCTACAGGAAATGtcaaatatttatcttCAACTGGATGATtggaataatttattaGCCCGTATGCAAATGGAAACTTATCGATCTGGAATCGAGGAAAATATACGTGGGTTTTATACATGGAAATTGTCATTTGTTGAAAAACCAGAGAAAGCATTGGAGAAATTCGAAATTTCCACTGTCGTCCTGAGACTTTACCTAAAAGATAGTTTAGCATTATTAGCGAGACAAAGAGAGTTAATACTTGCACAGCAAAGAAATGGCTGGAATGCCAATGGAAATGGAAACCAAGGTGAAAATGGAGCTCCCGATGCTgttcaaaatataaatgatAGAGCACCGCTATCACCGGAACAAATGCGAATATTACAATTTGGACTGCCTGCTGAAGTAATCATGGATGAAGATAGATTAAGGACACAAGTAGGAGAAAGTAGGTCGGAGACTCCAGAGGAAGAAGTGACGgattaa